One Heptranchias perlo isolate sHepPer1 chromosome 5, sHepPer1.hap1, whole genome shotgun sequence DNA window includes the following coding sequences:
- the hmgn3 gene encoding high mobility group nucleosome-binding domain-containing protein 3 isoform X2 yields MPPKRTAPSEGEQKHDAKVVKQQLRRSGRLEKHALLAAAAKEESKPQKRARKSSPKPKKQPKGKEKEKKMTKEDVAAPAQNGETKPDEEQKTESASDQNE; encoded by the exons ATGCCGCCTAAAAGGACG GCACCAAGTGAGGGAGAACAAAAGCATGATGCAAAAGTGGTTAAGCAGCAG CTCAGAAGATCTGGAAGATTGGAAAAA CACGCTCTTCTTGCTGCTGCTGCTAAGGAAGAGTCCAAACCACAGAAACGTGCCAGG AAGAGTTCACCGAAACCGAAGAAACAGCCCaaagggaaggagaaagagaagaaaaTGACCAAGGAAGATGTTGCTGCCCCCGCTCAAAATGGCGAAACGAAACCTGATGAG GAACAGAAAACTGAATCTGCAAGTGATCAGAACGAGTGA
- the hmgn3 gene encoding high mobility group nucleosome-binding domain-containing protein 3 isoform X1 — protein MPPKRTAPSEGEQKHDAKVVKQQLRRSGRLEKHALLAAAAKEESKPQKRARKSSPKPKKQPKGKEKEKKMTKEDVAAPAQNGETKPDEIHVSRPSVSVTSARGTPPSSLSVKGQVETVAVKGTEN, from the exons ATGCCGCCTAAAAGGACG GCACCAAGTGAGGGAGAACAAAAGCATGATGCAAAAGTGGTTAAGCAGCAG CTCAGAAGATCTGGAAGATTGGAAAAA CACGCTCTTCTTGCTGCTGCTGCTAAGGAAGAGTCCAAACCACAGAAACGTGCCAGG AAGAGTTCACCGAAACCGAAGAAACAGCCCaaagggaaggagaaagagaagaaaaTGACCAAGGAAGATGTTGCTGCCCCCGCTCAAAATGGCGAAACGAAACCTGATGAG ATCCATGTCTCTCGACCTTCTGTTAGTGTGACTTCAGCTAGAGGTACCCCACCCAGCTCACTGTCGGTGAAAGGACAGGTTGAGACGGTGGCAGTTAAGG GAACAGAAAACTGA